One window of Deinococcus planocerae genomic DNA carries:
- a CDS encoding DsbA family oxidoreductase, producing the protein MTLFTPSSPDKLRVDIWSDIACPWCYVGKRRFETALADFPHRDRVEVVWHSFELDPSAPPQRGQSMKAILAGKYGGGEARAQQMLDSMTQTAAGEGLEYHFENLQPANTFEAHGLIHLAAEKGLQDAMKERLLRAFFTEGEFLGDREVLVRLGTEVGLDAAEVRAALSGGQYAEAVRQDEAQAHALGISGVPFFVLGGKYGVSGAQSPEVLRGALEQVWAETHPAPLTLLGEGTSAEACEDGQCAVPERDAAVTRG; encoded by the coding sequence ATGACCCTCTTCACTCCCTCCTCCCCGGACAAGCTGCGCGTCGACATCTGGTCGGACATCGCCTGCCCGTGGTGCTACGTCGGCAAGCGGCGCTTCGAGACGGCCCTGGCGGACTTCCCCCACCGTGACCGGGTGGAGGTCGTGTGGCACTCCTTCGAGCTGGACCCCTCGGCCCCACCCCAGCGCGGGCAGTCCATGAAGGCCATCCTCGCGGGCAAGTACGGGGGCGGCGAGGCGCGGGCGCAGCAGATGCTCGACTCCATGACCCAGACGGCGGCGGGCGAGGGCCTGGAGTACCACTTCGAGAACTTGCAGCCCGCGAACACCTTCGAGGCCCACGGGCTCATCCACCTCGCCGCGGAGAAAGGCTTGCAGGACGCCATGAAGGAACGCCTGCTGCGCGCCTTTTTCACCGAGGGCGAGTTCCTGGGCGACCGGGAAGTGCTCGTGCGGCTGGGGACGGAAGTCGGCCTGGACGCGGCGGAGGTGCGCGCGGCGCTCTCGGGCGGCCAGTACGCCGAGGCGGTCCGGCAGGACGAGGCGCAGGCCCACGCGCTCGGGATCAGCGGCGTGCCCTTCTTCGTGCTGGGCGGCAAGTACGGGGTGAGCGGTGCCCAGTCGCCCGAGGTGCTGCGCGGGGCGCTGGAGCAGGTGTGGGCGGAGACGCATCCCGCACCCCTGACCCTGCTCGGCGAAGGAACGTCTGCGGAAGCCTGCGAGGACGGCCAGTGCGCGGTGCCCGAGCGGGACGCGGCGGTGACGCGCGGCTGA
- the msrB gene encoding peptide-methionine (R)-S-oxide reductase MsrB, whose protein sequence is MTSNPARSPFVKPSDDELRQRLTPQQYRVTQQQGTERAFTGEYWDHTEDGIYVDVVSGEPLFSSLDKYDAGCGWPSFTRPLSSARLSENTDYKIGYARTEVRSGQADSHLGHVFPDGPQEHGGLRYCINSAALRFVPVERLEEEGYGESLGLFQK, encoded by the coding sequence ATGACCTCCAACCCCGCCCGGTCTCCCTTCGTCAAGCCCAGCGACGACGAGCTGCGCCAGCGTCTCACGCCCCAGCAGTACCGCGTGACCCAGCAGCAGGGCACCGAGCGGGCCTTCACGGGCGAGTACTGGGACCACACGGAGGACGGCATCTACGTGGACGTGGTGTCCGGCGAGCCCCTCTTCAGTTCGCTCGACAAGTACGACGCCGGGTGCGGCTGGCCGTCCTTCACCCGGCCCCTCTCCTCCGCCCGCCTGAGCGAGAACACCGACTACAAGATCGGCTACGCGCGCACCGAGGTCCGCTCCGGGCAGGCCGACTCGCACCTCGGGCACGTCTTCCCGGACGGCCCGCAGGAGCACGGCGGCCTGCGCTACTGCATCAACTCGGCGGCGTTGAGGTTCGTGCCCGTGGAGCGGCTGGAGGAGGAAGGGTACGGGGAGTCCCTGGGACTTTTCCAGAAGTAA
- a CDS encoding excalibur calcium-binding domain-containing protein — protein sequence MRHLALLLALSVTLLGVSEAATALTTTPVNLRRAPSETGRILGVVPGNTLLLVACQGQWCRTTYAGQAGYVARSFVRPVTGSARLTGPGAVYYRSCAAMRAANAAPVRLGKPGYRTALDRNGNGVACENGE from the coding sequence ATGCGCCATCTCGCTTTGCTGCTGGCCCTCTCCGTCACGCTGCTCGGGGTGTCGGAGGCGGCGACCGCGCTGACGACCACCCCCGTCAACCTGCGCCGGGCGCCGAGCGAGACGGGAAGAATTCTGGGCGTCGTTCCGGGCAACACGCTGCTGCTGGTTGCTTGTCAGGGTCAGTGGTGCCGCACCACGTACGCGGGGCAGGCGGGGTACGTGGCGCGGTCCTTCGTGCGGCCCGTCACCGGAAGCGCGCGGCTGACCGGGCCGGGCGCCGTGTACTACCGCTCCTGCGCGGCGATGCGGGCGGCGAACGCGGCTCCGGTGCGGCTGGGCAAGCCCGGTTACCGCACCGCGCTCGACCGCAACGGAAACGGTGTGGCCTGCGAGAACGGCGAGTAA
- a CDS encoding alpha/beta hydrolase, with amino-acid sequence MTGRRRSEEASHLTARPGGVTQMPSERGLQPLSLGDRRDGLLYVPTTHPLPGPRPLLVLLHGAGGEASHSIAAFTAAAEARGLLLLAPDSRGGTWDVILGGYGPDVAFIDRALAHIFARYPVDPARVVLDGFSDGASYALSLGLGNGDLFTHLMAFAPGFMAPAAQVGAPRIFVAHGDGDRVLPIDRCSRVIVPQLRGAGYDVTYREFHGGHTVPREVVEEALEWLEGRAPAHPS; translated from the coding sequence ATGACGGGAAGACGAAGGAGCGAAGAGGCCAGCCACCTGACCGCGCGCCCTGGCGGGGTGACCCAGATGCCGTCCGAGCGGGGCCTGCAACCGCTGAGCCTGGGAGACCGCCGAGACGGCCTGCTCTACGTGCCCACCACCCACCCGCTCCCCGGTCCGCGCCCGCTGCTGGTGCTGCTCCACGGCGCGGGCGGCGAGGCCAGCCACAGCATCGCCGCCTTCACCGCCGCCGCCGAGGCGCGCGGCCTGCTGCTGCTCGCGCCTGACTCGCGTGGCGGCACCTGGGACGTGATTCTGGGCGGTTACGGTCCCGACGTGGCGTTCATCGACCGCGCCCTCGCCCACATCTTCGCGCGGTATCCGGTGGACCCGGCGCGGGTCGTGCTCGACGGCTTCTCGGACGGCGCCTCCTACGCCCTGTCCCTGGGGCTGGGCAACGGCGACCTGTTCACGCACCTGATGGCCTTTGCCCCCGGCTTCATGGCCCCCGCCGCGCAGGTCGGCGCCCCCCGCATCTTCGTCGCGCACGGCGACGGGGACCGCGTGCTTCCCATCGACCGCTGTAGCCGCGTGATCGTGCCGCAACTCCGGGGGGCCGGGTACGACGTGACCTACCGCGAGTTCCACGGGGGGCACACGGTCCCGCGCGAGGTGGTGGAGGAGGCGCTGGAGTGGCTGGAGGGGAGGGCGCCC